The Metabacillus schmidteae genome includes a region encoding these proteins:
- a CDS encoding EscU/YscU/HrcU family type III secretion system export apparatus switch protein, with protein MAQHYFNQKNRRQLNGPSAAVIRYDESKDSSPTVIAQGQGMLATKIIELAKQHNIQMQEDEGLVQHLLDIDLGENVPPQLYSVIAEILLFIEEMENKY; from the coding sequence ATGGCTCAACACTATTTTAACCAAAAAAATCGTCGGCAACTCAATGGTCCTTCAGCTGCAGTTATACGCTATGACGAATCAAAAGACAGTTCACCAACTGTCATAGCCCAAGGACAAGGGATGTTGGCAACAAAAATTATAGAATTAGCAAAACAACATAACATCCAAATGCAGGAAGATGAAGGGCTGGTTCAACATCTGTTAGATATTGATTTAGGGGAAAATGTGCCACCACAGCTTTATTCTGTTATAGCTGAAATTCTACTTTTTATTGAAGAGATGGAAAATAAGTATTAA
- a CDS encoding flagellin N-terminal helical domain-containing protein, with translation MRINNNIQALNAYRNLSQTMGHTSKQLERLSSGLRINRAADDAAGLAISEKMRSQIRGLEMAERNSLDAISLIQTAEGGLNETHSILQRMRELSVQASNGTLEDEDREAIQKEINQLTYEIDRIADTTQFNQKILLSGSPEGKSFAEVNSDQIAYNGNGTWEGVVTAEATEPARVEINFDSNVGTLKAADLEGKTFVINGKTYEIDFINGATSGINNNNIAVNLASWNDSPATDAGITSNITNLMNALESAINQNDSQSLTVSKSIPMDSAAPGDGLIVDGKLTLSTTNSMSPKDVQDLGTRSQVSTNIGSGVTFIDPLTNTATTSIVANPEADQAKPIAITFSEVPKAGDTLKIDGLTINFNSPAASYSNGAATIDVTNKDLDAVLSEIDAIINQAENDTPNPVSALAPVHSVSNNSLILGTVKTDDGAANGLDIQLIDSDFEADKGKELDVQLQIGANASETLSLSLGIMDAASLGIARNADYSALSTAGVNAVLGVNVSTPDAARLAITAIDKAISLVSEERGKLGAVQNRLEHTITNLQTANENLTSAESRIRDTDMAQSMTEFTKYNILNQAGQAMLAQANQLPQGILQLLK, from the coding sequence ATGAGAATTAATAATAATATTCAAGCACTAAATGCGTATAGAAATTTATCTCAAACAATGGGACATACATCAAAACAATTAGAAAGATTGTCTTCTGGTTTACGTATTAATAGAGCGGCTGATGATGCGGCAGGTCTAGCGATATCAGAAAAAATGCGTTCACAAATTCGTGGCTTAGAAATGGCAGAAAGAAACTCACTTGACGCGATTTCATTAATTCAAACAGCAGAAGGCGGATTAAATGAAACACACAGCATCTTACAAAGAATGCGAGAGTTATCTGTTCAAGCATCAAATGGAACATTAGAAGACGAAGATCGAGAAGCTATCCAAAAAGAAATCAATCAATTAACATACGAAATCGACCGTATTGCAGATACAACACAATTTAACCAAAAAATATTATTAAGCGGTTCACCTGAAGGAAAATCATTTGCTGAAGTGAACTCTGATCAAATTGCATACAATGGTAATGGTACTTGGGAAGGTGTTGTGACGGCAGAGGCTACTGAGCCTGCGAGAGTAGAAATCAATTTTGATAGCAATGTAGGAACATTAAAGGCAGCTGACCTTGAAGGGAAAACTTTTGTCATCAATGGGAAAACATATGAAATTGATTTTATTAACGGTGCTACATCTGGAATAAACAATAATAATATCGCAGTAAACCTTGCGTCATGGAATGATTCACCTGCTACTGATGCTGGTATTACAAGTAATATCACAAACCTTATGAACGCATTAGAAAGTGCAATTAATCAAAATGACAGCCAATCACTTACTGTATCAAAAAGTATTCCAATGGATTCCGCAGCACCAGGAGACGGACTAATTGTTGATGGAAAATTAACTCTTTCAACTACTAATTCAATGTCACCAAAGGATGTACAAGATCTCGGTACTCGTAGTCAAGTATCAACAAATATTGGATCTGGTGTAACATTTATCGATCCATTAACAAACACAGCAACGACAAGCATAGTAGCAAATCCGGAAGCAGATCAAGCTAAACCAATTGCTATTACATTCTCAGAAGTACCTAAAGCAGGAGATACATTAAAAATCGATGGATTAACAATCAATTTTAATAGCCCTGCAGCATCATATAGCAATGGTGCAGCAACAATTGATGTAACAAATAAAGATTTAGATGCAGTCCTTTCTGAAATTGATGCAATCATTAATCAAGCTGAAAATGATACTCCAAATCCAGTCTCAGCATTAGCTCCTGTACACTCTGTTTCGAACAATAGCTTAATTTTAGGGACGGTAAAAACGGATGATGGTGCTGCAAATGGCCTTGATATTCAACTAATTGACTCTGATTTTGAAGCAGATAAAGGTAAAGAATTAGATGTACAATTACAAATCGGTGCAAATGCATCTGAAACATTATCTCTTTCACTTGGTATAATGGATGCTGCGTCACTTGGAATTGCTCGTAATGCAGATTACTCCGCACTTTCAACAGCTGGAGTAAATGCTGTTCTCGGTGTGAATGTATCAACACCAGATGCAGCTAGATTAGCCATTACTGCTATTGATAAAGCAATAAGCCTTGTTTCTGAAGAACGTGGTAAGCTTGGTGCGGTTCAAAATCGTTTGGAGCATACAATTACTAACTTGCAAACAGCAAACGAAAATTTAACTTCTGCTGAATCCCGTATTCGTGATACAGATATGGCACAATCAATGACAGAATTCACAAAATATAATATTTTAAACCAAGCTGGACAAGCTATGCTTGCACAAGCAAACCAATTACCACAAGGAATTTTACAACTATTGAAATAA
- a CDS encoding rhoptry family protein, whose product MQINQDLKVSSQIPSTKSVQLREGDIYSALVKERLPQNEAILQIRGQDIKVKFEGEPPKQNQVTVEVRNNEQNIPRVKTIPLPTSTAPQANAQSNAKVLARQLNGGTPVSSETQTAVDSLLSKGIPLNKVTFQHIQSFIDNHPSTLDQKLETISALMKKGLEPTATHLKAVFRALHDKSFASSIEELIKEIDPEFRFKVQESPANSIKSADQLTEQAKRQLKAAVQRVIEAINQLEKKMIDPKKLEMLQQIKNGIHKNDVTTAVQSLKKSFSSEIIQAPEVSSKLSDAIKLDNMVKAESQNQLAKNQSNTQAMVSAPKQIAQQALSRLNHAIDQLGKLIVDPKKLQMLQQIKNNIGEKDIAITAQNLTKLFATEVMKTPVVSSNLTEAVNLDRLAKLETQVSTVNQSAKLEQAQQLTSQPNRQGIVANNQNQSAQQALSRLNQAIDQLEKLIVDPKKLQMLQQVKNSIGKQDVTTIAQNVTKLFATEVMKTPDVSKNITEAVNIERMAKIEAQASTLNHSTKPEQAQQITNQIREQKGSTIEQRSIVHQIESRIRAAINLLEKSIASPKKLEMIQQIEANLNANNINTAVQNLRESFINEIKQTPEVSSKLLEAVKLNNLLKNESQSIVQNQSANSESNQQLNKASQQLPIDQAIKQLKSKITDPALPQAREIQKAVSQAESINNLARQEVNKVLHTLAKEDLSPKNMKIIKEIQEGLLQGKSIEQTVGKPSTLIENKLLSQQLENAMRMEKSAVALLQRELGKVDNIQTNVGNAIQKAMQVLRKEPNMKEVFNKLTALLDQNTILENKQRETLATSVQKAEEYLQSGKELGARQELMNTLTKMNQEIPASQNQHTVVEQAEQTEAYKMQEDLIASLPIQSKDFIVETVSKKLSQVAIDFKNFKNDISKSLNTVEQLVQQFKSKSTVAAKPMLETIIKKLDQAILRSDFMLYADMRTEKKLLTASTQLTEAKKLLLRGDHSGANKLVSEVRTVLDKMLYKPSDVRVKHFVSQEVGKIENIPITKEVTQNFEQSMSALKQEPSARNSFEFLRNLGLTHEADHAQALVANERNQEGLSPSLKSLLLKMTQNDGELLQSQKADQILSNLTGQQLLSKNDAAGLQNLMFTLPLLLQDKLENVKVFVNSKNQNEKIDWENCSLFFLFETKKLGEVGIALTSNDRTLSIKIKNDQKGFREKMEPLAVLAKERLSDIGYNISGIKFEPLNKLDKTETMLSSSNVQQTQLSKMTEKGYDFSV is encoded by the coding sequence GTGCAAATTAATCAAGACCTTAAAGTCTCTTCTCAAATCCCTTCTACAAAATCAGTACAATTAAGAGAAGGGGACATTTACAGTGCGCTCGTCAAAGAAAGATTGCCTCAAAATGAAGCTATTCTACAAATAAGAGGGCAGGATATAAAAGTAAAATTCGAAGGAGAGCCTCCTAAACAAAATCAAGTGACAGTTGAGGTAAGAAACAATGAACAGAATATTCCAAGAGTAAAAACAATTCCTTTGCCTACGTCTACAGCACCACAGGCAAATGCTCAGAGTAATGCAAAGGTATTAGCTCGTCAATTAAATGGGGGTACGCCTGTTTCTTCAGAAACACAAACAGCTGTCGATTCACTTCTTTCAAAAGGGATTCCTCTAAATAAAGTAACCTTTCAGCATATCCAATCCTTTATAGATAATCATCCTAGCACACTCGATCAAAAGCTTGAAACAATTTCAGCTTTGATGAAAAAAGGACTAGAGCCAACTGCTACTCATTTAAAGGCTGTTTTTCGAGCATTGCATGATAAGTCATTTGCAAGCTCGATTGAGGAACTGATAAAGGAAATAGATCCAGAGTTCCGCTTTAAGGTACAAGAAAGCCCTGCAAACTCAATTAAATCTGCTGATCAATTGACTGAGCAAGCAAAGCGGCAACTAAAAGCGGCTGTTCAACGAGTGATAGAAGCAATAAATCAATTAGAAAAGAAAATGATCGATCCAAAAAAACTTGAAATGCTCCAGCAAATTAAGAATGGGATCCATAAGAATGATGTTACCACAGCTGTACAAAGTCTAAAAAAATCATTTTCATCAGAGATTATCCAAGCTCCTGAAGTTTCTTCAAAATTATCAGATGCAATAAAGCTAGATAATATGGTGAAAGCAGAAAGCCAGAATCAACTGGCTAAAAACCAATCCAATACTCAAGCGATGGTTTCCGCTCCAAAACAAATAGCTCAACAAGCTTTATCAAGACTTAACCATGCAATCGATCAACTAGGAAAACTGATCGTAGATCCAAAAAAGTTACAAATGCTGCAACAGATAAAAAACAATATTGGTGAGAAAGATATCGCGATAACTGCTCAGAACCTGACCAAACTATTTGCAACAGAGGTCATGAAAACACCTGTAGTTTCTTCAAACTTAACAGAAGCAGTTAACTTAGATCGTTTGGCAAAACTAGAAACGCAAGTATCTACTGTGAATCAATCGGCAAAATTAGAACAAGCTCAACAATTAACCAGTCAACCAAACAGACAAGGCATTGTAGCCAATAATCAAAATCAATCAGCACAACAAGCTTTATCACGGCTAAACCAAGCAATCGATCAACTAGAAAAACTGATCGTAGATCCAAAGAAGTTACAAATGCTTCAACAGGTAAAAAACTCTATTGGCAAACAGGATGTCACGACAATAGCACAGAACGTAACAAAATTATTTGCAACAGAGGTCATGAAAACACCTGATGTCTCTAAAAACATAACAGAAGCAGTTAACATAGAACGTATGGCAAAAATAGAAGCTCAAGCATCTACTCTTAATCACTCGACAAAACCTGAACAAGCTCAACAGATAACAAATCAAATAAGGGAACAAAAGGGTTCAACTATTGAGCAGCGGTCGATTGTGCATCAAATTGAATCACGAATAAGAGCAGCAATCAATCTATTAGAAAAATCAATAGCAAGTCCGAAAAAGTTAGAAATGATCCAACAGATTGAAGCAAATCTTAATGCGAATAATATCAACACAGCCGTTCAAAACCTAAGAGAATCATTTATTAATGAAATAAAGCAAACACCAGAAGTCTCATCAAAGCTATTAGAAGCAGTTAAGTTAAACAATCTATTGAAAAATGAAAGTCAAAGTATAGTACAAAATCAATCTGCTAATTCTGAATCTAATCAACAACTAAATAAAGCATCTCAACAGCTTCCTATCGACCAGGCCATAAAGCAATTAAAAAGCAAAATAACAGATCCAGCCTTACCACAAGCAAGAGAGATACAGAAAGCTGTTTCACAGGCCGAGAGCATTAATAATCTGGCTCGCCAAGAAGTCAACAAAGTCTTACACACACTTGCTAAAGAAGATCTGTCGCCAAAGAATATGAAAATCATAAAAGAAATCCAAGAAGGACTACTGCAAGGGAAGAGTATAGAACAGACGGTTGGAAAGCCATCAACTTTAATAGAAAATAAACTACTTTCTCAGCAACTCGAAAATGCAATGAGAATGGAAAAATCAGCTGTAGCATTGTTGCAGAGGGAATTAGGAAAAGTAGATAACATTCAAACTAATGTAGGTAATGCTATACAAAAAGCCATGCAAGTTCTTAGAAAAGAACCAAATATGAAAGAGGTTTTTAATAAGCTAACTGCTCTTCTTGATCAAAATACTATCTTAGAGAATAAGCAAAGAGAAACACTAGCAACCTCAGTACAAAAGGCTGAAGAGTACTTGCAAAGTGGAAAAGAACTTGGTGCGAGACAAGAATTGATGAATACTTTAACTAAAATGAATCAAGAAATTCCTGCTTCACAAAATCAACATACTGTAGTTGAGCAGGCAGAGCAAACTGAAGCGTATAAAATGCAAGAAGACTTGATTGCCTCTCTCCCAATTCAATCGAAGGACTTTATCGTTGAGACTGTATCAAAAAAGCTTTCTCAAGTGGCAATAGACTTTAAAAATTTTAAAAATGACATATCAAAAAGTTTGAATACTGTAGAACAGCTTGTTCAACAGTTTAAATCAAAATCTACCGTAGCAGCGAAGCCGATGCTTGAAACAATCATAAAAAAATTAGATCAAGCTATCTTACGTAGTGACTTTATGCTCTATGCCGATATGAGAACAGAGAAAAAACTACTAACAGCAAGCACTCAGCTAACAGAAGCCAAGAAACTTCTTTTGAGAGGTGACCATAGCGGAGCGAATAAACTTGTATCAGAAGTACGTACAGTACTGGATAAGATGCTATATAAACCTTCAGATGTTCGTGTCAAACACTTTGTTTCACAAGAAGTTGGGAAAATTGAAAATATTCCAATTACAAAAGAAGTAACTCAAAACTTTGAACAGTCAATGAGTGCATTAAAACAGGAACCATCTGCAAGGAACTCCTTTGAATTTTTACGAAATCTGGGCCTCACCCATGAGGCAGATCATGCTCAAGCACTAGTAGCTAATGAGAGAAATCAAGAAGGGTTATCACCTTCGCTAAAAAGTCTTCTACTTAAGATGACTCAAAATGATGGAGAGCTACTTCAATCACAAAAAGCCGATCAGATTCTTAGCAATTTAACTGGTCAACAATTGTTAAGTAAAAACGATGCAGCAGGTCTTCAAAATTTAATGTTCACTTTGCCGCTGCTACTACAAGATAAGTTGGAAAATGTAAAAGTTTTTGTAAACTCCAAAAATCAAAATGAAAAAATTGATTGGGAGAATTGCAGTTTATTCTTCCTATTTGAAACGAAAAAGCTTGGAGAAGTGGGAATAGCTCTTACATCAAACGATCGAACATTATCAATAAAAATAAAAAACGATCAAAAAGGTTTTCGGGAAAAAATGGAGCCTCTTGCCGTTCTTGCAAAAGAAAGGCTTAGTGATATCGGATATAACATTAGCGGTATAAAATTTGAACCCCTTAACAAACTTGACAAAACAGAAACGATGTTATCGTCATCAAATGTTCAACAAACTCAATTGTCAAAAATGACAGAGAAAGGATACGATTTTTCAGTATGA
- the flgK gene encoding flagellar hook-associated protein FlgK has product MVSTFSGLEIARRGMSTQQTALGVTAHNIANANTPGYTRQRVNFEQTDPYPSPGLNRPQIPGQLGTGVEAGNIHRVRDSFLDVQYRNEENKVGYWETKVNAMKQMEEVMNEPSDSGLAQTMDLFWQSIQDLAVNPKNPGARAVVREQGVALSETFQYLSTSLSAIRQDIGKEIDVTEKEVNTLLAQINNVNEQVAAVEPHGYLPNDLYDERDRLIDQLSNLVNVKVSYKPTGGNAVSGAEGKVIIDLVGPNNGKITNLLDETGYETIKVNYTPTNEDSYVTSVSVGNDKFEFTSEGKLMGLIESYGMKDSNGVSGTYPKMLEELDNLAFTFAVEFNKVHYAGMSPNEILNKENEEIPFFQDSSESPLLIRDDNGNPVADESLRKNFAQRMEISDEIRASLDNIANAQAENPEDATTGDATALLNLAEVINQEYDYGNKSERANFRNYYEVLIGGMAVDTQNANRLAENSNALKQAVEERRMSTSSVSLDEEMTNMIQFQHAYNASARMISLQDEILDKIINGMGVGGR; this is encoded by the coding sequence ATGGTGTCTACCTTCTCGGGGTTAGAAATCGCGCGTCGTGGAATGTCCACACAGCAAACAGCTTTAGGTGTAACAGCTCATAATATTGCAAATGCCAACACCCCTGGTTACACAAGGCAGAGAGTTAATTTTGAACAAACTGATCCATACCCATCACCTGGTCTTAATCGACCGCAAATCCCTGGCCAGCTTGGTACAGGAGTTGAGGCCGGTAATATTCATAGAGTAAGAGATTCCTTTTTAGATGTTCAATACCGAAATGAGGAAAATAAAGTAGGGTATTGGGAAACTAAAGTGAATGCGATGAAGCAAATGGAAGAAGTCATGAATGAGCCTTCTGACTCAGGACTAGCTCAAACGATGGATTTGTTTTGGCAATCGATTCAGGACCTTGCTGTTAACCCTAAAAACCCAGGAGCACGTGCCGTTGTTCGTGAGCAGGGAGTTGCCCTATCTGAAACATTTCAATATTTATCTACGTCCCTCTCGGCTATTAGACAGGATATTGGAAAAGAAATCGATGTAACAGAAAAAGAAGTGAATACACTATTAGCTCAAATCAATAATGTGAATGAGCAGGTTGCAGCTGTTGAACCACATGGTTACCTTCCAAACGATTTATATGATGAAAGAGATCGGTTAATTGATCAATTATCCAATCTGGTCAATGTGAAAGTTTCTTATAAGCCAACAGGAGGTAACGCTGTTAGTGGCGCAGAGGGGAAGGTTATTATTGATTTAGTAGGACCGAATAATGGGAAAATTACCAATCTATTAGATGAAACAGGATATGAAACAATAAAAGTGAACTATACCCCAACAAACGAAGATTCTTACGTAACAAGTGTCTCTGTTGGTAACGATAAATTTGAGTTTACATCTGAAGGAAAATTAATGGGCTTAATTGAATCATACGGAATGAAAGACAGTAATGGCGTAAGCGGAACATACCCGAAAATGTTAGAAGAACTAGATAATCTAGCTTTTACATTTGCTGTTGAATTTAATAAGGTCCACTATGCAGGAATGAGTCCTAACGAAATATTAAATAAAGAAAACGAAGAAATTCCGTTTTTCCAAGACAGCAGTGAGTCACCTCTTTTGATAAGAGACGATAACGGAAATCCAGTAGCAGATGAATCACTTCGAAAAAACTTTGCACAACGTATGGAAATTTCTGATGAAATTCGTGCTAGTCTTGATAATATTGCAAATGCACAAGCAGAGAATCCAGAGGATGCAACAACTGGTGATGCAACTGCGTTGTTAAATTTAGCGGAAGTGATTAACCAAGAGTATGATTATGGTAATAAATCAGAAAGGGCAAACTTCCGAAACTACTATGAGGTATTAATTGGTGGAATGGCGGTTGATACACAGAATGCAAACCGCCTAGCTGAAAACAGCAATGCACTAAAACAAGCAGTAGAGGAAAGAAGAATGTCAACAAGCTCTGTTTCTTTAGATGAAGAAATGACAAATATGATTCAATTTCAACATGCCTATAATGCATCAGCGAGAATGATTTCTCTTCAAGATGAAATTCTCGACAAAATCATTAACGGCATGGGAGTTGGCGGAAGATAG
- a CDS encoding flagellar protein FlgN yields the protein MSAEKQLFDCLGKILKLQKSLFQIAKKKTDIIKADDIDALGQLLKDELKHVKAIEMLDKERENVQLQLGSHSSVHITISDLLQSSSLNDKEGLKVLQHQLVEQTQKLKEVNELNQQLLQQSLNYINLNLDLLLGQQESSNYTDNNSNKEEGTSRSLFDSRA from the coding sequence ATGTCTGCAGAAAAACAGCTATTTGATTGTTTAGGAAAAATACTAAAGCTGCAAAAAAGCCTATTTCAGATTGCGAAAAAGAAAACAGATATTATTAAAGCGGATGATATTGATGCCCTCGGTCAATTATTGAAGGACGAGTTAAAACATGTTAAAGCAATCGAAATGTTAGATAAAGAACGCGAAAATGTTCAACTTCAGTTAGGTTCACATTCTTCCGTTCACATTACGATTTCTGATTTGTTACAATCATCAAGCTTAAACGATAAAGAAGGACTAAAAGTTCTTCAACACCAACTAGTTGAACAAACACAGAAATTAAAAGAAGTTAATGAATTGAATCAGCAACTACTTCAACAATCATTAAACTATATCAACTTAAACCTGGATCTGCTTCTTGGACAACAGGAATCCAGCAATTATACGGACAATAATTCAAATAAAGAAGAAGGAACAAGTCGCTCTTTATTTGATTCTAGAGCTTAA
- the flgM gene encoding flagellar biosynthesis anti-sigma factor FlgM, with translation MKINNIGSMGVNPYKKSMEKNAATPSKAQPREDKVEISSKAIDLQQSNELNKARQEKVQAIKAQVENGSYTIDPQAIAKGLLNFYKK, from the coding sequence ATGAAAATAAACAACATAGGTTCCATGGGTGTCAATCCGTATAAAAAAAGTATGGAAAAAAATGCAGCTACACCATCAAAAGCACAACCGAGAGAAGATAAAGTAGAAATTTCCTCAAAAGCGATAGATTTACAACAATCAAATGAACTGAATAAAGCAAGACAGGAAAAAGTACAAGCGATTAAAGCTCAAGTAGAGAATGGATCTTATACGATTGATCCGCAGGCGATTGCGAAAGGGTTGCTAAACTTTTATAAAAAGTAA
- a CDS encoding TIGR03826 family flagellar region protein, which translates to MGELANCPKCNALFVQSQFRTVCDKCYKKEEESYEAVFKYLKKRENRKAQLDEVVEATNVSKELILKFIRQGRIQLTNFPNLGYPCEKCGKTIREDRLCGDCKKNIHKQIHQMEQEKMISERNKQSNRRTTFYSQSPKK; encoded by the coding sequence ATGGGTGAATTAGCGAATTGTCCGAAGTGTAATGCGTTGTTTGTGCAAAGCCAATTTAGAACTGTGTGTGATAAGTGTTATAAAAAAGAAGAGGAATCTTATGAAGCTGTATTTAAGTATCTTAAGAAGCGTGAGAATCGAAAGGCTCAATTAGATGAAGTTGTAGAAGCAACAAATGTTTCTAAAGAACTTATCTTAAAATTTATTCGTCAGGGAAGAATTCAGCTAACAAATTTTCCTAACTTAGGATATCCTTGTGAAAAATGTGGGAAGACAATCAGAGAGGATCGCTTATGTGGAGATTGCAAAAAGAATATTCATAAGCAAATCCATCAAATGGAACAGGAAAAAATGATTAGTGAACGTAATAAGCAATCTAACCGGAGGACGACCTTTTATTCCCAAAGTCCTAAAAAGTAA
- the flgL gene encoding flagellar hook-associated protein FlgL has translation MRVTQGMLAINSLRHLSNSYDRLGDLQNQLSTGKKITRPSQDPVVAMKGMYNRSNLREIEQYQRNLSEAYSWMDSSEAGLEQANSAFQRIRELIVQGKSDTYTDEDRFAIATEIEQLKLDLKETANTKVAGRYIFNGTNVDQAPVRSVNPVDVVINSDDYMIEVSAGVKLKANIDSEQLFNEGLFETLNDLTQTLTENYDAGKLDQILGDIDSRLDTLQAQRSEMGARYNRLEMVENRLSKSEIMANQIISDNEDAEIERVITDLTTQESVHRAALSVGAKIIQPTLMDFLR, from the coding sequence ATGCGTGTAACTCAAGGGATGTTAGCTATTAATTCATTACGACATCTAAGTAATAGTTATGATCGTCTTGGAGATCTTCAAAATCAATTATCAACTGGGAAGAAAATTACCAGACCTTCCCAAGACCCGGTTGTAGCGATGAAAGGAATGTATAATCGATCTAACTTAAGAGAAATCGAACAATACCAGAGAAACCTTTCAGAAGCTTATTCGTGGATGGATAGTTCAGAAGCTGGATTAGAACAAGCGAACAGTGCTTTTCAACGAATTCGGGAATTGATTGTCCAAGGTAAATCAGACACATATACAGATGAAGATCGATTTGCCATTGCAACAGAAATCGAACAATTGAAACTTGATCTAAAGGAAACAGCAAATACCAAGGTTGCAGGTCGCTATATCTTTAATGGTACTAATGTTGATCAGGCGCCTGTTCGCTCCGTAAATCCAGTCGATGTTGTCATAAATTCAGATGATTACATGATTGAAGTGTCAGCAGGTGTAAAGCTAAAGGCGAATATAGATTCAGAACAGCTTTTCAACGAAGGATTATTTGAAACCTTAAACGATCTGACTCAAACGTTAACGGAAAATTACGATGCAGGAAAACTTGATCAAATACTTGGAGATATTGACAGTCGACTCGATACTCTCCAAGCCCAAAGATCTGAAATGGGAGCCCGCTATAATCGATTAGAAATGGTCGAAAATCGATTAAGTAAATCAGAAATCATGGCGAATCAAATCATCTCCGATAATGAAGACGCTGAAATTGAAAGAGTCATTACTGATTTAACAACCCAAGAAAGTGTGCATCGCGCAGCGCTAAGTGTAGGAGCAAAAATAATACAACCAACTTTAATGGACTTTTTACGTTAA
- a CDS encoding YaaR family protein: protein MDVQRVGKASLNKVERKQQVATESVNFTEVMAKKREDALYDKFAKLAKEIEDQGKVLYESRTVEDLKKYKKLVKSFMEEAVNNALQLENQRGFNRRGRTKVYKIVKEVDSKLIDLTNEVLNKQQKGLNILNLVGEVQGLIINIYT, encoded by the coding sequence TTGGATGTTCAAAGAGTCGGTAAGGCAAGTTTAAATAAAGTCGAGAGAAAACAACAAGTTGCAACGGAATCGGTGAATTTCACAGAAGTTATGGCGAAAAAAAGAGAAGATGCGTTGTATGATAAGTTTGCAAAATTAGCAAAAGAGATAGAAGACCAAGGCAAGGTTCTATATGAATCAAGAACAGTTGAAGATCTAAAAAAATATAAAAAATTAGTCAAATCTTTCATGGAGGAAGCTGTAAATAATGCTCTCCAACTAGAAAATCAACGTGGGTTCAATCGAAGAGGTCGTACAAAAGTCTATAAAATAGTAAAAGAAGTTGATAGCAAGCTAATTGATTTAACAAATGAAGTTCTTAACAAGCAGCAAAAAGGATTAAATATCCTAAATTTAGTAGGTGAAGTACAAGGTCTTATAATAAATATCTATACATGA
- the fliS gene encoding flagellar export chaperone FliS, whose protein sequence is MDFLTKEMIYQKSSQEITSLLYEALIDNTQKAIQDIQNKSFIKANIKLKKANDILERLGVGLNYEAGIMADQLDALYNYMANLIVKANIQKEIEPLKEVLSIIEDIAQAWQTAMENNKSGQVQQQLLRKANAYEKNVMVYERELNTLEEGK, encoded by the coding sequence ATGGATTTTTTAACAAAAGAAATGATTTACCAAAAATCTTCTCAAGAAATTACTTCATTATTATATGAAGCATTAATAGATAATACACAAAAAGCAATACAAGATATACAGAATAAAAGTTTCATAAAAGCAAATATAAAGTTAAAAAAGGCGAATGATATCTTAGAACGTTTAGGTGTGGGCTTAAACTACGAAGCTGGCATTATGGCTGATCAGTTAGATGCTCTTTATAACTATATGGCCAATCTAATCGTAAAGGCTAACATACAAAAAGAAATTGAGCCGCTAAAAGAAGTTTTGTCTATTATAGAGGATATTGCCCAAGCATGGCAAACAGCGATGGAAAATAATAAATCAGGTCAAGTACAGCAACAGCTTCTTAGGAAAGCAAATGCATATGAAAAAAATGTGATGGTATATGAAAGAGAATTGAACACGCTGGAAGAAGGGAAATAA